A region from the Natronoarchaeum mannanilyticum genome encodes:
- a CDS encoding glycosyltransferase family 4 protein, which yields MRILRVAQKLYPDTKGGGQYHVHAMSRDQAAMGHDVTVLTTRDDESLPRIEETHGYTVVRVSPGVTIAGNDVSPAVARYLWGVDAESFDVIHAHSHLYFSTNLAALKRRLGDIPLAITNHGLYSQSAPEWVFDLYLKTLGRWTFNRADVVFCYTETDEQRLRDLGIETRIDVVSNGIDTERFTPEGPESDLIASDGPVVLFVGRLVEGKRPSIAVSSFADLLSEHPDAELVFCGDGPLREELEQQATDLGIDDAVTFLGHVSYDAMPEVYRSSDVLLLPSRAEGVPRTVLESMSSGIPVVVNELDQMAGVVGDGGHIVDVGDREETVSALSSGLDASALGKRGRERVTGDYRWLDTVDRTTAALESLVDDNS from the coding sequence ATGCGCATCCTCCGCGTCGCCCAGAAGCTCTATCCCGACACGAAAGGAGGCGGACAGTATCACGTCCACGCGATGAGTCGCGATCAGGCAGCGATGGGTCACGACGTCACCGTCCTGACGACGCGTGACGACGAGTCGCTGCCTCGGATCGAGGAAACGCACGGCTATACGGTCGTTCGTGTCTCTCCTGGGGTGACGATCGCAGGTAACGACGTGTCGCCCGCCGTGGCGCGGTACCTGTGGGGTGTCGACGCCGAGTCGTTCGACGTGATCCACGCGCACTCGCATCTGTACTTCTCGACGAATCTGGCTGCGCTGAAGCGGCGATTGGGGGATATTCCGCTGGCGATCACGAACCACGGCCTCTATTCGCAGTCGGCACCCGAGTGGGTGTTCGATCTGTATCTGAAGACGCTCGGTCGGTGGACGTTCAACCGGGCGGACGTCGTGTTCTGTTACACCGAGACGGACGAACAGCGACTGCGCGATCTCGGGATCGAAACGCGTATCGACGTCGTCTCGAACGGGATCGATACCGAGCGGTTCACACCGGAGGGGCCCGAAAGCGATCTAATCGCGAGTGACGGGCCTGTCGTGTTGTTCGTCGGTCGGTTGGTAGAGGGCAAGCGGCCCAGTATTGCCGTCTCGTCGTTTGCAGACCTGCTGTCCGAGCATCCGGACGCGGAACTCGTATTCTGTGGCGACGGACCGTTGCGGGAGGAGCTCGAACAGCAGGCGACCGACCTAGGGATCGACGATGCCGTAACCTTCCTGGGTCACGTTTCGTACGATGCGATGCCCGAAGTGTACCGGAGCAGCGACGTACTGCTGCTACCGAGCCGTGCCGAGGGCGTCCCCCGGACGGTCCTCGAGTCCATGTCTTCGGGTATTCCGGTCGTGGTGAACGAACTCGACCAGATGGCCGGAGTCGTCGGTGATGGCGGTCACATCGTGGACGTCGGCGATCGAGAGGAGACGGTGTCGGCTCTTTCATCGGGGCTCGACGCCTCGGCGCTCGGAAAACGCGGCCGCGAGCGCGTCACGGGCGATTATCGGTGGCTCGACACCGTCGATCGGACGACGGCCGCTCTCGAGTCGCTGGTAGATGACAATTCATAA
- a CDS encoding glycosyltransferase family 2 protein has protein sequence MNSCNPSTQKGIEPDLSQTDDRLEPPLPNVSIVVLNWNNYEDTASCLRSLAEVSYPEMEVYVVDNGSTDGSHKRLAEEFEQYNFIFNSENLGFAGGCNQAIKRVLKEGTDYVLLLNNDTVVQPDFLTPLVETAEREDDVAAVGGIIRDMSGGVQSAGGSFNPWLATLRHRENPESSVYETDFITGAMMLIEAEFLASLDGLNDSYFFGMEDQELCWKADQRDLRLLIEPRSVVRHDKGGSASEASPFRYYHDTRNRLRFVGENISFAGSFLFYIFFAFSRIYRFGQWILSGRTGFVTATLSGAFDHIRGAEYRMTDDF, from the coding sequence ATGAATAGCTGTAATCCATCAACGCAGAAAGGAATTGAACCGGACCTATCACAGACTGACGATAGATTGGAACCCCCTCTCCCGAACGTGAGCATAGTTGTTCTCAACTGGAACAATTATGAAGACACGGCTTCCTGCCTCCGCTCTCTGGCCGAAGTATCCTACCCTGAGATGGAAGTTTACGTCGTCGATAACGGATCTACTGACGGTTCTCACAAACGGCTTGCAGAAGAGTTTGAACAATATAATTTCATATTCAATAGCGAAAACCTTGGTTTTGCAGGCGGATGCAATCAAGCAATCAAACGAGTACTTAAAGAGGGCACTGATTATGTCCTTCTACTAAATAATGACACCGTGGTGCAGCCAGATTTCTTGACTCCACTGGTCGAAACCGCGGAAAGAGAAGACGATGTTGCGGCTGTCGGCGGGATCATTCGTGATATGTCTGGAGGGGTCCAATCTGCTGGGGGATCTTTTAATCCTTGGTTGGCGACTCTCCGTCATAGAGAAAACCCCGAGTCAAGTGTGTATGAAACGGATTTCATCACCGGCGCAATGATGCTGATCGAGGCAGAATTCCTGGCTTCACTTGATGGCCTCAACGACTCATACTTCTTTGGAATGGAGGATCAGGAACTCTGTTGGAAGGCTGACCAGCGCGACCTTCGTCTCCTCATTGAACCACGTTCGGTTGTCCGACACGACAAAGGTGGATCTGCCTCAGAGGCGAGCCCTTTTCGATATTACCACGATACTCGTAATCGACTTCGATTTGTGGGGGAGAATATCTCTTTTGCTGGAAGTTTCCTATTTTACATATTCTTCGCCTTCTCTAGAATATATCGATTCGGACAGTGGATACTCTCTGGACGTACCGGGTTCGTAACTGCGACCCTTTCGGGGGCCTTTGACCATATTCGAGGTGCCGAATATCGTATGACCGATGATTTCTAA
- a CDS encoding FkbM family methyltransferase, which translates to MYNSKRVLASTLLGTIINSGPPHRPYYESGIANSLRTWVDEGDQVVIVGGGWGVTAAIAAEVVGPSGHVHVFEGSKQHTQYVKETAQLNNVKERISVTHAIVGTEVSLRGDSGEAQSLSPQELPECDILELDCEGSELEILHNMTIDPRIMIVESHGHLGTPSDRVRDTLENKEYQIVSEEVADRGLLDECINNDVSVLTGVKNP; encoded by the coding sequence GTGTATAACTCAAAGAGAGTACTTGCCTCAACTCTTCTTGGAACAATAATAAATTCTGGCCCTCCTCACCGGCCTTACTACGAGTCGGGAATTGCGAATAGTCTTCGGACATGGGTTGACGAAGGTGATCAGGTCGTGATTGTTGGTGGTGGCTGGGGCGTTACTGCAGCGATCGCCGCAGAGGTAGTTGGACCGTCGGGTCATGTCCATGTCTTTGAAGGATCAAAACAGCATACCCAATATGTTAAGGAAACAGCCCAACTCAACAACGTCAAAGAGCGGATATCCGTCACACACGCGATAGTCGGAACCGAGGTCAGTCTCCGTGGTGATTCAGGTGAAGCACAGTCGCTATCACCGCAGGAACTACCTGAGTGCGATATCTTAGAACTTGACTGTGAAGGTTCTGAACTTGAGATTCTTCATAACATGACTATTGATCCCCGCATAATGATCGTCGAATCGCACGGCCATCTTGGAACTCCGTCGGATCGAGTCCGGGATACACTGGAAAATAAGGAGTACCAGATTGTTAGTGAAGAAGTTGCGGATAGAGGATTATTAGATGAATGCATAAACAATGATGTGTCCGTTCTAACTGGAGTAAAGAACCCATGA
- a CDS encoding flippase — protein MNIARSSLKLAVSRAGSATIGFLIIVYLTRNLDTDILGTFFLFQALLGLISIPVDFGMRRSLSKRLSERSNDGEVITTVILMKIIPLSICLFLVYSLRSQINNYLGADLVTLLISAIVLQEMALFTIGVLNGQLRVGETAVPKFTRRIAFASTTFFLIERGFGVRGAIYGLLIGLSAMLAIALYRVQISFGFPSFSMAASLFEYSKYAFISSVGGYLYNWMDVALLGLFLTQSDVSIYEVSWRVTAIVMLLGQSVATTIFPQVSKWDADGAHERIENLLPQAVAPVLLLVIPAFMGTIVLSQEILSVVFGSEYAVGQLVLIILMGEKVIQSVHIILGTALQGIDRPDLAARAAIIAIFLNLVLNIVLILQYGIVGAAVATGLSFIANSLLHAYYLSQFVNIRLPWQEIGATVVASIGMGSIVFMIKNYHTIDSLQSLLGIVITGMVVYALLAATLAPLRDVIITNLRRMDIVG, from the coding sequence ATGAATATAGCAAGGTCAAGTCTGAAATTAGCAGTATCAAGAGCAGGCTCCGCGACTATCGGATTTCTTATCATTGTGTATCTAACTCGAAACTTGGACACTGATATACTGGGAACTTTCTTCTTATTCCAAGCACTATTGGGGTTGATCTCTATTCCGGTAGACTTTGGTATGAGGAGATCTCTCTCAAAGCGATTGAGCGAGAGGAGTAACGATGGTGAAGTGATTACTACGGTGATCCTTATGAAGATCATCCCACTTTCCATCTGTTTATTTCTAGTATACTCTCTCAGGAGCCAGATAAATAATTATCTGGGTGCAGATCTAGTAACGCTTCTCATATCTGCAATCGTGCTCCAAGAGATGGCCTTATTTACTATCGGAGTATTAAACGGACAGCTCCGGGTTGGTGAAACCGCGGTACCCAAATTCACGCGTCGAATCGCATTTGCTAGTACCACCTTTTTCCTTATTGAGCGAGGTTTCGGTGTTCGGGGTGCAATTTATGGTTTACTTATAGGACTTTCTGCGATGCTGGCAATTGCACTATATCGAGTGCAGATCTCTTTTGGATTTCCCTCTTTTTCGATGGCTGCTTCTCTATTCGAATATTCTAAGTACGCATTCATATCCTCAGTCGGGGGGTATTTGTATAATTGGATGGACGTAGCACTTCTCGGCCTATTCTTAACACAGTCAGACGTGAGTATCTACGAAGTGTCTTGGCGTGTAACTGCTATCGTGATGCTTCTTGGACAATCTGTTGCGACTACTATCTTTCCTCAGGTCAGTAAATGGGATGCGGATGGTGCACACGAACGAATTGAGAACCTTCTCCCCCAAGCTGTTGCACCAGTCCTTCTTTTAGTGATTCCAGCATTTATGGGAACGATCGTCCTCTCTCAAGAGATTCTTTCTGTCGTATTTGGTTCAGAGTACGCAGTCGGACAACTAGTCTTGATTATCTTAATGGGTGAAAAAGTAATCCAATCCGTTCATATAATACTCGGTACTGCGCTTCAAGGAATCGATCGGCCCGATCTCGCAGCTCGTGCTGCCATTATCGCTATTTTCCTCAATCTCGTCCTTAACATCGTATTGATCCTTCAGTATGGTATTGTCGGTGCAGCAGTCGCGACTGGCCTTTCGTTTATTGCGAACAGCCTTCTCCACGCGTACTATCTTTCACAGTTCGTTAATATCAGATTGCCCTGGCAAGAAATTGGTGCTACTGTAGTTGCCTCTATTGGGATGGGTTCCATAGTATTTATGATTAAAAATTACCATACCATCGACTCATTACAGTCCCTTTTAGGCATCGTCATCACCGGGATGGTTGTATATGCACTGCTGGCAGCCACCCTAGCACCACTCAGGGATGTTATAATTACTAACCTTAGGAGAATGGATATTGTGGGATGA
- a CDS encoding glycosyltransferase — MTEENTQLWFLIGMLSVGGAEQTLVDLANNIDTDQYEVTVWTIVDDGPLVAELNEDVHYRTLDAAGKWDFGVLLQFAQTARQERPDIVQSFLFFDNVLARLATVVTPKTTCITGVREVPDSRPLLRAFIDRLTLPLSDLVVSNSQAGAEHIVNHGAKEEQVAVVPNGRDVEKYAQGCASNELYESLSLDQDCPIVGTVSRLVERKGHYDLLDAWPAVLNTHSEAQLLLVGDGPERDALERYAEERGCSKSVIFAGQRDDIPALLDAMDVFVFPSHYEGLPGALLEAMCAGLPIVTTPVDGCSELVDDEKHGIHVPSQNSSALGKAVRELLDNEDRASTLGIAAQQRARNNYSINVMVDSFEALYEN, encoded by the coding sequence ATGACTGAAGAAAATACCCAACTTTGGTTTCTCATTGGAATGCTTTCTGTTGGTGGTGCTGAGCAAACTCTAGTTGACCTTGCAAATAATATCGATACTGACCAATACGAAGTTACCGTCTGGACTATCGTCGACGATGGACCGCTAGTGGCCGAGCTCAACGAGGACGTACACTACCGAACGCTAGATGCGGCCGGAAAGTGGGACTTCGGTGTCCTGTTGCAGTTCGCCCAAACGGCCCGACAAGAACGGCCAGACATCGTCCAGTCGTTTTTATTCTTCGACAACGTACTCGCGAGACTCGCAACGGTAGTAACACCCAAGACAACTTGTATTACAGGCGTGCGTGAGGTTCCCGATAGCCGCCCGCTTCTCAGAGCGTTTATTGACCGACTTACGCTTCCTCTATCGGATCTAGTGGTTTCAAACTCCCAAGCAGGTGCAGAGCATATCGTCAATCACGGAGCAAAGGAAGAGCAGGTCGCGGTCGTACCGAACGGTCGGGATGTCGAGAAATACGCCCAAGGGTGCGCTTCAAACGAACTCTATGAATCCCTATCGCTTGATCAAGACTGTCCGATCGTTGGAACCGTCAGCAGGCTAGTCGAAAGGAAAGGACACTACGATCTGTTGGACGCTTGGCCAGCAGTCCTCAATACACATTCTGAGGCACAACTATTACTCGTAGGTGACGGGCCAGAACGCGACGCTCTAGAACGATACGCCGAAGAACGTGGTTGTTCCAAATCTGTGATCTTTGCGGGACAGCGAGACGATATTCCTGCCCTTCTTGATGCCATGGATGTGTTCGTCTTTCCATCGCACTATGAAGGGTTGCCAGGTGCATTACTTGAGGCGATGTGCGCTGGACTGCCCATCGTAACGACGCCCGTAGATGGCTGTTCTGAGTTGGTTGACGATGAGAAGCACGGGATACATGTACCGAGCCAAAACTCATCAGCCCTCGGTAAAGCGGTCAGGGAACTTCTTGACAACGAAGATCGCGCATCAACCCTTGGCATAGCGGCCCAACAGCGAGCCCGCAATAACTACAGTATCAACGTGATGGTGGATTCGTTTGAAGCTCTCTATGAAAATTAG
- the asnB gene encoding asparagine synthase (glutamine-hydrolyzing) — protein sequence MQSHPASASSDDYYFGYERLIGTLVLGILSTLVVFIILEQDMVKHSLATPIKDGRIRTIMCGIGGVLSWSAPPNKKELQDINDCQRHRGPDSEGYFLENQIGLAHRRLSIVGVESGDQPVKNEDESIIVVFNGEIYNYLSLREELEEKGHNFTTDTDTEVLVHLYEEYGAELVNYIDGMFAFALWDRNKKELTLARDSIGIKPLFVADDGNRIGFASELPPLLRSNVDQGELDSVALSEYFALGNIPAPKTAFENIQKVLPGERITISKQGINRSQFHNPSIRPVDAPFSEASATLRDIVMNSVQERLMSDVDLGAFLSGGIDSTIITGAISELQDNPIKTFTIGFESDQFDESDAAQVVAQYHETDHTEYTVSADDVRNVVPSVLDRLGEPFADPSLIPTYIVARETSQDVKVALSGDGADELFAGYNRYRGEYYSKFYRALPREIRSMLVEPAINRLPATRSTAIGEAFRKGQKFVNVSADEVPDRHFEWVRKSPNDATSVYRDCDPTKDGIAVMRREHEMAENQLPAERHDSLSRVMAVDINHGLPNQMLQKVDLASMYNSLEVRVPFLDIDIVNYALGLPTEYKITRNDRKRILKDAFDDMIPPKIKSRPKQGFEMPIGEWFKQDLKEDFKSVVRDVDSSLLNADAILKLHEQHISGRQDYEWFLWNIYVFAHWHRRMKSEGHLTTE from the coding sequence ATGCAATCACATCCGGCCAGCGCCAGCAGTGACGATTACTACTTTGGTTATGAGCGACTCATCGGAACGTTAGTTCTGGGAATACTTTCCACATTAGTAGTATTTATAATATTAGAACAGGACATGGTCAAACATAGTTTAGCAACGCCTATCAAAGACGGCAGAATAAGAACAATCATGTGTGGAATCGGTGGGGTCCTCTCGTGGTCTGCCCCTCCAAACAAGAAAGAACTTCAGGACATTAATGATTGTCAGAGGCATAGAGGACCGGATTCAGAGGGGTACTTTCTTGAGAATCAGATTGGACTTGCGCACCGTCGATTAAGCATCGTAGGAGTCGAATCAGGTGATCAGCCAGTCAAGAATGAGGATGAATCTATCATTGTCGTCTTCAATGGGGAGATCTATAATTATCTCAGTCTCCGTGAGGAATTAGAAGAGAAGGGACATAACTTCACAACAGACACCGATACGGAAGTACTGGTCCACCTCTATGAAGAATATGGGGCGGAATTAGTTAATTATATAGATGGGATGTTCGCATTTGCGTTATGGGATCGGAATAAGAAGGAGTTGACTCTTGCTCGAGATTCGATTGGGATTAAACCACTGTTCGTCGCGGATGACGGTAATCGAATTGGATTTGCATCAGAGCTCCCACCACTACTTCGATCAAATGTTGACCAAGGAGAATTGGATTCAGTAGCATTATCAGAGTATTTTGCCTTGGGAAATATACCTGCGCCGAAAACTGCGTTTGAGAATATTCAGAAAGTTCTACCAGGAGAACGCATTACTATTTCTAAGCAAGGAATCAACCGATCTCAGTTTCATAACCCCTCAATAAGGCCAGTGGATGCGCCGTTTTCGGAGGCAAGTGCTACTTTGCGGGATATCGTGATGAACTCCGTGCAAGAACGTTTGATGAGTGACGTCGACCTCGGGGCATTTCTCAGTGGTGGAATCGATTCGACAATCATCACGGGAGCAATATCGGAGCTACAAGACAACCCAATCAAAACCTTTACAATTGGCTTCGAGAGCGATCAGTTCGACGAATCAGATGCGGCACAAGTTGTGGCCCAATACCACGAAACGGATCACACCGAATACACAGTCTCCGCAGACGATGTGCGAAATGTCGTTCCGTCAGTTCTAGACCGCCTAGGAGAACCGTTTGCAGACCCTTCACTAATCCCGACGTATATCGTTGCCCGAGAAACAAGCCAGGACGTAAAAGTAGCTCTATCCGGTGATGGAGCAGACGAACTGTTTGCGGGATACAATCGCTATCGCGGTGAATACTACTCGAAGTTCTACCGAGCACTCCCTCGAGAGATTCGTTCGATGCTTGTAGAACCGGCTATCAACCGGTTGCCAGCCACGAGATCTACAGCTATCGGAGAAGCCTTCAGGAAAGGACAAAAATTCGTCAACGTCAGTGCTGACGAAGTGCCTGACCGTCACTTCGAGTGGGTTCGAAAATCACCAAATGATGCAACGTCGGTATATCGCGACTGTGACCCGACGAAAGACGGAATAGCGGTGATGCGACGCGAACACGAGATGGCTGAAAACCAACTCCCAGCGGAGAGACATGACTCGTTAAGCCGCGTAATGGCAGTCGACATCAACCACGGGCTCCCGAATCAAATGCTCCAGAAGGTCGACCTCGCGAGTATGTACAACTCGCTCGAAGTCCGGGTTCCGTTTCTGGACATAGATATCGTGAACTACGCCTTGGGACTGCCAACGGAGTACAAGATCACGAGAAATGATCGAAAGCGAATTTTGAAAGATGCGTTCGATGATATGATACCGCCGAAGATCAAATCGAGACCTAAACAGGGGTTCGAGATGCCGATCGGAGAATGGTTCAAGCAAGATCTCAAGGAGGACTTCAAGTCAGTCGTTAGGGACGTCGATAGCTCATTGTTGAATGCGGATGCCATACTTAAACTTCACGAGCAACACATCTCAGGACGGCAGGACTACGAGTGGTTTCTCTGGAATATATATGTATTCGCACACTGGCATAGAAGGATGAAATCTGAGGGCCACCTCACTACTGAATAG
- a CDS encoding MFS transporter, giving the protein MSPEAGQSSTVREAVRSFLDDRSDAEETLEAVLEVDADRETWTFEDIPADSGTFGELVSRGIVEKADGEYQVADRDAVAAAISGGSVETGESTSFGEGFDFDVDVSVDLRAMAGLAGALAFLFVMRITAYGSVMREEHVISPGNDPYYFRYWMEELLARSSGPTDWGVIANMPEGVGDARPLSHATNWFVAELLGGGQAAASTVAAWLPVVATLALGVVLYKLATVLTDDPRVGIASVFVLATIPAHAVYTGIGFIDHQIHQYFWLGVMVLSLAWLAVDLRDRRVTEESDADALRAHLTSGWTWLAAVGLGIGVGFSVHAWGGSPLMFIPIAGYLGLRAAMDARADVSPMGANLPILLGLGIGAAISFLFHARWGWHEAYAAYTPIMVVGGTVVVALLGEVWRYFDAPESALVSLESIVAVAGLWLFRRLRPDEVAQVRDRADTLFFREGMTEAQSLFAAEYGFVFGPLTQTGVAFYLALVPLGWAMLVAYRRYEPGWLLVAVCSWYFTVLAGVQMRFTGQLSLFIAVLGGLGLVHVLSVVDLARTPRPFRGGSSDETRLLGSGGGAAKRPSASIDVPDDRGKLGYLIGIFVLFTGLGMLLVPSLVSQVTYSDAEYEAATAIDEHAENVDREYPENFVLSEWDTNRMFNYVVNGESNNYGYAYDNYDPFRSGSNPDERYEQFTGRVGYVVVTEVDGNVPSNTAQSKLLRDIGTSNDGGDALTHYQLLSIDEDRTIATFAVVPGATITGSAVANELVSVSTNITVDGTSFTYEREVMASESGEFAVIVPYAGKYEVDNQRVSVTERDVVNGTGIRIS; this is encoded by the coding sequence ATGTCACCGGAGGCCGGCCAGTCGTCGACCGTTCGCGAGGCCGTCCGTTCGTTTCTCGACGACCGCTCCGACGCCGAGGAGACGCTCGAAGCCGTACTGGAGGTCGACGCCGATCGAGAGACGTGGACGTTCGAGGATATTCCCGCCGACTCGGGGACCTTCGGCGAGCTCGTCTCCCGCGGGATCGTCGAGAAGGCCGACGGGGAGTACCAGGTCGCCGATCGAGACGCCGTCGCCGCGGCGATATCGGGCGGATCTGTAGAGACTGGCGAGAGTACGTCGTTCGGGGAGGGGTTCGATTTCGACGTCGACGTCTCGGTCGATCTGCGGGCGATGGCCGGACTCGCCGGCGCGCTCGCCTTTCTGTTCGTCATGCGAATCACGGCGTACGGGTCGGTGATGCGCGAGGAGCACGTGATCTCCCCGGGGAACGACCCCTACTACTTCCGGTACTGGATGGAGGAGCTGCTAGCGCGGTCCTCCGGACCGACTGACTGGGGCGTGATCGCGAACATGCCGGAGGGAGTGGGTGATGCGCGTCCGCTTTCGCACGCGACGAACTGGTTCGTCGCGGAGTTGCTCGGTGGGGGACAGGCCGCGGCGTCGACGGTCGCTGCGTGGTTGCCGGTGGTCGCAACGCTCGCGCTCGGCGTCGTGCTGTACAAGCTCGCGACCGTGCTGACCGACGATCCGCGCGTGGGGATTGCGTCGGTGTTCGTGCTGGCGACGATCCCGGCCCACGCGGTGTACACGGGTATCGGCTTCATCGATCACCAGATCCACCAGTATTTCTGGCTCGGAGTGATGGTGCTATCGCTGGCGTGGCTCGCGGTGGATCTCCGAGATCGACGGGTGACAGAGGAGTCGGACGCCGACGCGCTTCGAGCGCACCTGACCAGCGGGTGGACGTGGCTGGCAGCTGTCGGACTCGGGATCGGCGTCGGGTTTTCGGTGCACGCGTGGGGCGGATCACCCCTCATGTTCATTCCGATCGCAGGGTATCTGGGGCTGCGGGCTGCGATGGACGCCCGGGCAGACGTGTCGCCAATGGGGGCGAATCTGCCGATCTTACTCGGACTCGGGATCGGCGCCGCAATCTCGTTCCTGTTCCACGCCCGCTGGGGATGGCACGAAGCGTACGCGGCGTACACGCCCATCATGGTGGTCGGCGGTACAGTCGTGGTGGCTCTGCTCGGCGAGGTCTGGCGGTACTTCGACGCCCCGGAGAGCGCTCTCGTCAGCCTCGAGTCGATCGTGGCAGTCGCCGGGCTGTGGCTGTTCCGACGGCTTCGACCGGACGAAGTTGCCCAGGTACGCGATCGCGCCGACACCCTCTTCTTCCGGGAGGGGATGACCGAGGCCCAGTCGCTGTTCGCCGCCGAGTACGGGTTCGTCTTCGGGCCGCTGACCCAGACGGGAGTTGCGTTCTACCTCGCGCTGGTGCCGCTGGGCTGGGCGATGTTGGTGGCGTATCGTCGGTACGAACCCGGCTGGCTGCTGGTCGCAGTGTGCAGCTGGTACTTCACGGTTCTCGCCGGCGTCCAGATGCGCTTCACCGGACAGCTTTCACTGTTCATCGCCGTGCTCGGAGGGCTCGGACTCGTTCACGTGCTGTCGGTGGTCGACCTGGCGCGGACGCCGAGGCCCTTCCGTGGAGGATCGAGTGACGAGACGAGGCTACTTGGGAGCGGCGGGGGAGCGGCTAAACGGCCGAGCGCGTCGATCGACGTTCCGGACGATCGCGGGAAGCTGGGATATCTGATCGGCATTTTCGTGCTGTTTACCGGACTCGGGATGTTGCTCGTCCCCTCACTAGTCAGTCAGGTCACCTACAGCGACGCGGAGTACGAGGCCGCGACGGCTATCGACGAGCACGCAGAGAACGTGGATCGAGAGTACCCCGAGAACTTCGTCCTGAGCGAGTGGGACACGAACCGGATGTTCAACTACGTGGTGAATGGGGAGTCAAATAACTACGGATACGCGTACGACAACTACGATCCGTTCCGATCGGGGAGCAATCCCGACGAGCGATACGAACAGTTCACCGGCAGGGTTGGGTACGTCGTCGTAACCGAAGTCGATGGGAACGTTCCATCCAATACCGCCCAGAGCAAATTGTTAAGGGATATAGGAACAAGCAATGACGGGGGGGACGCGCTAACGCACTACCAACTGCTGTCCATCGACGAGGATCGCACTATAGCGACCTTTGCAGTAGTTCCCGGTGCGACGATCACCGGATCTGCAGTGGCAAACGAGTTGGTTTCGGTAAGTACGAACATCACGGTAGACGGTACATCGTTCACTTACGAGCGAGAGGTGATGGCGAGTGAGAGCGGGGAATTTGCGGTGATAGTACCGTACGCAGGCAAGTACGAGGTGGACAACCAGAGAGTTAGCGTCACCGAGAGGGACGTAGTGAACGGCACTGGAATCAGAATTTCATAG
- a CDS encoding glycosyltransferase has translation MSETKISVITVYNDQRVLEEWLLDSLSGQDFEEFETITIDNRDGIFPSAAEALNYGASQASGEYYVFIHQDVRLLTESWLQELYDYLSTAPELGMAGVTGMAADGECREDRARNIIFHGRPPTDEERKSLAEDIARPWTKKELTEEDQINQEELRYVLNHKEVVFPATGNEISEPELVQTVDELLMAVPSDIFDERSFNTEVCDGWHLYGVEYALYLNYRSPHSVYVLPLNVWHRSTGLTMGNEYYKTLDRIVAEYKDDGVKNIYATTGDWPVRRSVTYLHRFSIFRITNRLVNMIGKAMNNPRKAIRFLRHKARL, from the coding sequence ATGTCTGAAACAAAAATTAGCGTGATTACAGTCTATAATGACCAAAGAGTGCTAGAGGAGTGGTTACTTGATAGCCTCTCAGGCCAAGACTTCGAGGAGTTTGAGACAATCACGATTGATAACCGTGATGGTATTTTCCCATCGGCTGCAGAAGCGCTTAATTATGGTGCGTCTCAGGCTAGCGGAGAGTACTATGTGTTCATTCATCAGGACGTACGGCTTCTCACTGAGAGTTGGTTACAGGAACTCTATGACTATCTTTCTACAGCTCCAGAGTTAGGGATGGCCGGGGTGACTGGTATGGCCGCTGATGGTGAGTGCCGAGAAGATCGTGCTCGAAATATCATATTCCATGGACGCCCTCCTACCGATGAAGAGCGGAAATCCTTGGCAGAAGATATTGCACGGCCGTGGACGAAGAAGGAGCTAACAGAGGAGGATCAAATTAATCAGGAAGAGCTTAGATATGTACTTAATCATAAGGAGGTCGTATTCCCAGCTACAGGAAATGAAATATCAGAGCCCGAACTTGTTCAGACAGTTGATGAATTGTTAATGGCAGTTCCATCAGATATATTTGATGAGCGTAGTTTCAATACAGAGGTGTGTGATGGTTGGCACCTATATGGGGTTGAATACGCACTTTATTTGAACTACCGGAGTCCACATTCGGTCTATGTACTCCCACTGAATGTATGGCACCGTTCTACAGGACTTACTATGGGGAATGAGTACTACAAGACTCTCGATCGAATTGTTGCTGAGTACAAGGACGATGGGGTCAAGAACATTTATGCTACTACAGGAGATTGGCCAGTTAGGCGCTCCGTGACATATTTGCATCGATTCTCCATATTCCGCATCACAAACCGCTTGGTGAACATGATAGGCAAAGCGATGAACAATCCACGGAAAGCAATCCGATTTCTTAGACACAAAGCCAGGCTCTAA